From Medicago truncatula cultivar Jemalong A17 chromosome 7, MtrunA17r5.0-ANR, whole genome shotgun sequence, a single genomic window includes:
- the LOC11433093 gene encoding galactinol synthase 1, which produces MAPELVPTAAKSVTGFTKPVTIPKRAYVTFLAGNGDYVKGVIGLAKGLRKVMTAYPLVVAVLPDVPEEHREMLEAQGCIVREIEPVNPPENQTQFAMAYYVINYSKLRIWEFVEYSKMIYLDGDIQVYENIDHLFDLPDGHFYAVMDCFCERTWSHTPQYKIGYCQQCPEKVHWPKEMGQPPSLYFNAGMFLFEPSIDTYHDLLKTLKVTPPTPFAEQDFLNMYFKDIYKPIPFVYNLVLAMLWRHPENVELHKVKVVHYCAAGSKPWRYTGKEENMQREDIRMLVKKWWDIYNDSSLDYNKNLSGSGEVQTNGFEIEPFVQALSEVGRVQYVTAPSAA; this is translated from the exons ATGGCACCAGAGCTTGTTCCAACCGCTGCAAAATCAGTTACCGGATTCACGAAGCCAGTGACGATACCAAAACGTGCGTATGTAACGTTTCTTGCCGGTAACGGTGATTACGTGAAAGGTGTAATAGGTTTGGCGAAAGGTTTGCGGAAGGTGATGACGGCGTATCCGCTGGTTGTGGCGGTGCTTCCAGATGTACCGGAGGAACACCGTGAGATGTTGGAAGCTCAGGGATGTATTGTCCGTGAGATTGAACCGGTTAACCCACCCGAAAATCAGACTCAGTTTGCTATGGCGTATTACGTCATCAATTATTCCAAACTCCGTATATGGGAG TTTGTGGAATACAGCAAGATGATATACTTGGACGGAGACATTCAAGTTTATGAAAACATAGACCATCTCTTTGATCTACCAGATGGTCATTTCTACGCTGTTATGGATTGTTTTTGCGAGAGAACTTGGAGTCACACACCACAATACAAAATCGGTTATTGTCAACAATGTCCAGAAAAAGTTCATTGGCCAAAGGAAATGGGTCAACCTCCTTCACTTTACTTCAATGCTGGCATGTTCCTGTTTGAGCCAAGCATTGATACTTACCACGATCTTTTGAAGACACTTAAAGTTACTCCTCCTACTCCTTTTGCTGAACAAGATTTCTTGAATATGTATTTCAAGGATATTTATAAGCCAATCCCATTTGTTTACAATCTTGTTCTTGCTATGTTATGGCGTCACCCTGAAAATGTTGAGCTTCATAAAGTCAAGGTTGTTCACTATTGTGCAGCG GGATCAAAGCCTTGGAGATACACAGGGAAGGAAGAAAACATGCAAAGGGAGGATATAAGAATGCTAGTCAAGAAATGGTGGGATATTTACAATGATTCATCTCTTGATTACAACAAGAATTTGAGTGGAAGTGGTGAAGTACAAACGAATGGTTTTGAAATTGAGCCATTCGTACAAGCATTGTCTGAGGTAGGTCGTGTTCAATATGTCACAGCACCTTCAGCAGCTTAA